A stretch of DNA from Paenibacillus sp. FSL W8-0186:
TAGGGAATGACTGGATGAAGATGAATGAAGAGATGAGGAGCAAAGCGATGCCAGGCATGGTGGAGGCAGGCTATCCCTGGCGGCAGCTAGAGCCGTACCGCTCCGTGGAGGATGCACTGGAAGTTAGCGAAGAGGGAGGACACTATGTTATCCGAGCGAAGCTAAATGACAGCCAGCTGTTAAAATTCACCGAAAGCTATAGAAATCAAACGAATTATCGTGGCGAGCCGCTAACGGATAACTACACCGATATAAAAATTAGGAAGGCCAACATTGTGTATACTGTCCGCAAAGACACTTATTACCCGGTTGAAGTCAGCTTATCTACGGATATGGACGTAACGATGTCAGGCAACACATTTTCCATAAAAAGCGAAAGCCGGAGCAAGTACTCCAATTATAATGAAATCCAGGAAATCAACATACCGCAGGAAGTACTGGCGGCCCAATAAATGAGAAAGCACCCCGGAAAGGGGTGCTTTTCTGTCTGAAGGTAAATAAGATTTGCAAAGGTATATTAAGAAGTAACCTAACTATTCGAAATTTCCCGGGCTGATTCGCGTACAAGTGGATTGGCAGGTGAGAGGGTTGGAGCTGCCGCGAAAATCCACCTCCGCACCACGAAATACAGCACTTCGACCAGCACGATGGCACCAACAATATCCAGGAGAACATGCTGCTTCACGAACACCGTGGAAGCCGTAATCGTCCAGGACGCAACAATAATTGTCCATTTGGATACAGCGGACCATTTGCATTCAGCCAGCCCTTTGAGCATCAAATAACTGGTCAGAACATGGATGCTTGGAAAACAGTTATACGGCCCATCGGTCCGGTAAATGAAATCGACCAGCCAGTAGGTCAGCCCCGTTTCGGTAATTTCCGGACGCCCTACGGTCGTCTGGTAGAAATAGAAA
This window harbors:
- a CDS encoding DUF6612 family protein encodes the protein MNKWMAILIAGLMAAVVTSGCTVDSNPEAVNTSTVSDGKNDKGSNSNTTTSNQNLPKAEELIQRMNEAGKELMSFSTEVDVYQTIVNRVSNTASTEQIIDSLTKSDIIKEPFQTHSSTQTKMHTEDMSMVMEQYVTKDAIYMKLGNDWMKMNEEMRSKAMPGMVEAGYPWRQLEPYRSVEDALEVSEEGGHYVIRAKLNDSQLLKFTESYRNQTNYRGEPLTDNYTDIKIRKANIVYTVRKDTYYPVEVSLSTDMDVTMSGNTFSIKSESRSKYSNYNEIQEINIPQEVLAAQ
- a CDS encoding phosphatase PAP2 family protein — its product is MKRKLADYKPLLWILAIPVLNIFYGVLNHGNTTVRSLMISWDDHIPFISAFIIPYILWYPFILAMLFAYFIKNKTTYYRTLLTLCLGLIASYITFYFYQTTVGRPEITETGLTYWLVDFIYRTDGPYNCFPSIHVLTSYLMLKGLAECKWSAVSKWTIIVASWTITASTVFVKQHVLLDIVGAIVLVEVLYFVVRRWIFAAAPTLSPANPLVRESAREISNS